A portion of the Naumovozyma castellii chromosome 2, complete genome genome contains these proteins:
- the SET1 gene encoding histone methyltransferase SET1 (ancestral locus Anc_2.148), with product MSGYHRRSYPRPPSSSHRPHGSAPNHQGPPYQEEREPSRSRYNNDGQGSFQETRYSGERESIGHRYQQPPSRVYKDQKHPDSGRVPYAARSIRRAIDEHANTRPQPFFPTRDSRYSQGNSSPTAHVPLKIAKSVSSAGKPVRSLHSRPAPIIRYSEVTNLTAKYHYFDPVSKKLIHKDEMSTWNQKGKYPITGFVTILDSEQHPMIQARNPEIKSIDPRKLTSPTASISHRKLRNNLTNVARIVYDKYSVGPPPPCAIIVSPTSIINNTMIQDISIKNYFKKFGVISHFESFNDPNSALPLHIYLIKYTAPNGKLSNLDIPVKSAYQAVKEFKEKGCFIMGSNFNVALNKEKLLEDIKTTLVEENIKKAKQLSAVAISTEKKDRAPIAKNQKITMERPKRSIPYDLARAVNNKPCLFVSRVFMALHGFRTEDFKYKLRRYRYSKFLDHITGLYIVFGDLLECKKCFELESGKMTLVSRSRRIPIEIRFVLIPPVDQLPTRFGGFGKSTNLSPSTSSASHVKVYKTKDELINATVKYILKDLKSILDTDIRKRLIGPTVFDTLNPTNFPELMSKKESKERAKQNAIETAAVEQKKLRESTNQDFDIFNLYGGYTRKAIKKRRTSELSDISESISLKKKKLARPMAHLLNEDIGSKENTPTLESATPFDEFDNDHDLLSSTSSSEAEDGFIDDKQKVLTNESPVTTPETPQDDSLLFSSSKPPKVDVTADLYKPSATEFPETVYKEDLSILKLSTPLSIVDLQNMVRDDEDLFLLKELVAYKEPNTVNAADECLEYAIWKLREWKKNDTLIKENQLKLNEVPFAPALKIKNGPFKAENIRKVPDRLKNCYLPHRRKLHQPLNTVNQHNTESVDKENSPEKLSKREDTVKPEPSESVVAQEISSSRDNRASNRRFQQNIEAQRAAIGTESELLSLNQLNKRKKPVTFARSAIHNWGLYALEPIAAREMIIEYVGESIRQPVAEMRERRYLKSGIGSSYLFRVDENNVIDATKKGGIARFINHCCDPSCTAKIIKVGGKRRIVIYALRDIAANEELTYDYKFERELDAEERLPCYCGSVNCKGFLN from the coding sequence ATGTCAGGCTATCATAGACGATCATATCCTAGACCGCCTTCCTCTTCTCATCGCCCTCATGGTAGTGCTCCAAATCATCAAGGACCACCATACCAGGAAGAAAGAGAACCAAGTAGAAGTCgatataataatgatggtCAAGGTTCCTTTCAAGAAACACGATATTCTGGAGAACGCGAAAGTATAGGACATCGTTATCAACAGCCGCCTTCCCGTGTCTACAAAGATCAAAAACATCCAGATTCTGGACGTGTACCATATGCAGCTCGTAGCATTCGCAGAGCTATTGATGAACACGCGAATACTAGGCCTCAACCATTTTTTCCAACACGAGATTCACGATATTCTCAAGGAAATTCATCACCAACAGCTCATGTACCTTTGAAAATCGCCAAGAGTGTGTCATCAGCTGGTAAACCCGTAAGAAGTTTACATTCTAGACCTGCTCCAATAATACGATATTCAGAGGTGACAAATTTGACAGcaaaatatcattattttgatcCTGTGTCTAAGAAGTTGATAcataaagatgaaatgtCTACATGGAATCAAAAAGGAAAGTATCCTATAACTGGGTTTGTAACGATCTTAGATTCAGAGCAACATCCAATGATACAGGCAAGGAATCCAGAAATCAAATCAATTGATCCTCGTAAACTTACTTCTCCAACAGCTTCAATATCTCATCGAAAATTAAGGAATAACTTGACGAATGTGGCGCGTATAGTATATGACAAATACTCAGTTGGACCGCCTCCTCCGTGTGCCATTATTGTATCTCCAACTTCTATTATCAATAACACAATGATTCAAGATATATCTATTAAgaattatttcaagaaattcgGAGTAATTTCACATTTCGAATCTTTTAATGATCCAAATAGTGCCTTACCATTACACATATATTTGATTAAATACACAGCACCAAATGGAAAACTAAGTAACTTAGACATTCCAGTGAAATCGGCATACCAAGCCgtgaaagaatttaaagagAAAGGCTGTTTCATAATGGGTTCTAATTTTAATGTCGCCttgaataaagaaaagTTACTTGAAGACATCAAGACCACTCTGGTAGaggaaaatatcaaaaaggCTAAACAATTAAGCGCAGTGGCTATCTCTACAGAAAAGAAGGATCGGGCACCTATTGCAAAGAACCAAAAAATTACAATGGAAAGGCCAAAGCGAAGTATCCCATATGATTTGGCAAGAGCTGTAAATAATAAGCCGTGCCTTTTTGTCTCTAGAGTCTTCATGGCTCTCCATGGCTTCAGAACAGAAGATTTCAAATACAAATTGAGAAGATATAGATATTCCAAGTTTCTTGATCATATCACAGGATTATATATTGTCTTTGGCGACTTATTGGAATGTAAGAAGTGTTTTGAATTAGAATCCGGTAAAATGACTCTAGTATCACGCTCTAGACGTATTCCTATTGAAATTAGATTTGTTTTAATTCCTCCTGTTGATCAATTACCCACAAGATTTGGGGGCTTCGGGAAATCGACTAATTTATCACCTTCCACTTCTTCGGCATCACATGTTAAAGTCTATAAAACAAAGGATGAACTAATTAATGCAACTGTGAAGtatattttgaaagatttgaagagCATCTTAGATACTGATATCAGAAAAAGATTGATTGGGCCAACGGTGTTTGATACATTAAATCCTACCAACTTTCCTGAATTAATGAGTAAGAAAGAATCTAAAGAACGTGCAAAGCAAAATGCGATCGAAACAGCTGCCGTGGaacagaagaaattaagaGAATCTACAAATCAAGATTTCGATATATTTAATCTTTATGGTGGTTATACTAGAAAAGCTAttaagaagagaagaacaTCAGAACTCTCTGATATATCAGAAtctatttcattaaagaagaaaaaactAGCCAGACCTATGGCCCACCTCttaaatgaagatattggaTCGAAAGAAAATACTCCAACTTTGGAATCTGCCACTccatttgatgaatttgataatgacCATGATCTACTATCTTCCACATCATCGAGCGAAGCAGAAGATGGGTTTATTGATGATAAGCAGAAGGTTTTGACAAATGAATCTCCAGTAACAACCCCAGAAACACCACAAGATGATTCTTTACTATTTTCCTCAAGCAAGCCTCCAAAGGTCGATGTTACGGCAGATCTTTATAAGCCATCGGCTACAGAATTTCCAGAAACGGTTTATAAAGAAGATTTATCTATTCTTAAATTGTCTACCCCCTTATCGATCGTAGATCTACAGAATATGGTTagagatgatgaagatcTTTTCTTATTGAAAGAGCTTGTGGCTTACAAGGAGCCTAACACGGTTAATGCTGCTGATGAATGTCTTGAATACGCCATTTGGAAATTACGTGaatggaagaaaaatgacACTTTAATAAAggaaaatcaattaaaaCTGAATGAAGTTCCTTTCGCACCAGCATTGAAGATCAAAAACGGGCCATTCAAAGCAGAGAATATCAGAAAAGTTCCTGATCGCTTAAAGAATTGTTATCTACCACATCGTCGGAAGCTTCATCAGCCATTAAACACGGTTAATCAGCATAATACAGAATCTGTAGATAAGGAAAACTCCCCTGAGAAGTTGTCAAAAAGAGAAGATACGGTAAAGCCAGAACCTTCTGAATCTGTGGTCGCTCAAGAAATCTCTTCATCGAGAGACAACAGAGCATCGAATAGAAGATTTCAACAGAATATAGAGGCTCAAAGGGCAGCCATTGGAACGGAATctgaattattatctttGAATCAActtaataaaagaaaaaagcCTGTCACATTTGCTAGATCTGCCATCCATAATTGGGGTTTGTATGCATTGGAGCCTATTGCAGCAAGGGAAATGattattgaatatgttGGTGAAAGCATTAGGCAACCTGTTGCTGAAATGAGAGAAAGAAGGTACTTGAAAAGTGGTATAGGGTCAAGTTATTTATTTAGAGTGGATGAAAACAATGTTATCGACGCTACTAAGAAGGGAGGCATAGCAAGGTTTATTAACCATTGTTGTGATCCAAGTTGTACGGCCAAAATTATCAAAGTTGGtgggaaaagaagaatcgTTATATATGCACTGAGAGATATTGCGGCAAATGAGGAACTGACCTACGATTACAAATTTGAAAGGGAACTTGATGCTGAAGAAAGGTTACCTTGCTACTGTGGTTCCGTGAATTGTAAGGGTTTCCTTAACTGA
- the MSH1 gene encoding mismatch repair ATPase MSH1 (ancestral locus Anc_2.147), which translates to MIRLYPLTILVTKRFIQCRPNLLAKSNVTKLTVELHKRDNLSDNLHLSNYSGSSIGDKNEETSIIEKKATEILSPSLRYVRNLIDEHEGNVVLTQIGSFYELYFEQAVKYAPILNISLTNRTYAHGKVPFAGFPVPQLGRHLKILVNDFGYNVVIAEQFKKNDVAENEQYKFIRRVTRIVTPGTFIDEAFENFQENSYLLSIEFPENCMKRIALGDLKLGLSWCDVSTGEVFVQQMFLKDLISSITRIRPKEIILNEDLYKNNIVSGEWYPELVALKKYFLNYQRMPSQHRTIESFYDLFTSGNTDSVIRQLKLQFQTFTQKELAALRNILIYISDHLPNISTNLQIPQREITTSIMQIDSRTSSALELHSTVRNNSKKGTLLSSIRRTITPSGTRLLTQWLSGPSLDLKEIRNRQKLVSYFMENPDIMEHIIQILKDTCDITRVLQKFSFRRGEIIELIQLAKTLQHANTIREYLTEQLSLKKVNSAVKTLLQDHLKTLAFEESAIDKILLYLNEDELLKGQTEINNEDVGVETQSKNQGSPETLGVYIIDPMFSPKLQKLHYEYKALDKEKNELEKKYSEIFVELYDARNVSLKKKQSNEYALHVIGSSANLKKITEYINSKGMFENSPFHILQQSNQTKWLSHKSWTDLAYKLELAELKIKREEALIIDSFKQGFIDESNAIRDISHKLGYLDTLISFAMLAKEKNLVCPKMNRSTKLEIVKGRHLMVEESLAINSLEKFVGNDCNLESGKLWVITGPNMGGKSTFLRQNAIIVILAQIGSFVPCDSARIGLVDKIFSRVGSADDLYNEMSTFMVEMVETSCILRGATDRSLAILDEIGRGTSGKEGISIAFATLKYLIKRNRCRSLFATHFGQELQVIVNEKDEQEAKDNIEFYQSGIIELGNENFVYDHKLKPGICKSSDAIKVARTAGFPEEALLEAVSLLS; encoded by the coding sequence ATGATACGACTTTATCCATTAACAATCCTGGTAACTAAAAGGTTTATTCAATGTCGTCCTAATCTATTAGCAAAATCTAATGTGACTAAGTTGACTGTAGAATTGCACAAGAGAGACAACCTTTCAGATAATTTGCATTTATCAAACTATTCAGGCTCATCAATTGGAGATAAAAACGAAGAAacttcaataattgaaaagaaagcAACTGAAATTCTCTCTCCCTCTTTACGATATGTCAGAAACCTCATTGATGAGCATGAAGGAAATGTTGTCTTAACACAAATTGGCTCATTCTACGAACTTTACTTTGAGCAAGCTGTTAAGTACGCTCCTATTCTAAATATATCATTAACCAATAGAACATATGCCCATGGAAAAGTTCCATTTGCCGGTTTTCCTGTTCCACAACTCGGTAGacatttaaagattttagTAAACGACTTCGGATATAATGTAGTTATTGCTGAACAATTTAAAAAGAACGATGTTGCTGAGAATGAACAGTATAAATTCATAAGGAGAGTAACACGAATTGTAACTCCAGGAACCTTCATAGATGAAGCATTTGAGAATTTTCAAGAGAATTCATATCTACTAAGTATTGAGTTTCCAGAGAACTGTATGAAACGAATTGCACTTGGTGATTTGAAACTTGGATTATCATGGTGTGATGTGTCTACGGGTGAGGTATTTGTACAACAAATGTTTCTCAAGGATCTAATCTCTTCTATAACAAGAATACGACCAAAAGAAATCATTCTTAATGAGGATTTGTATAAGAACAACATTGTGTCTGGTGAATGGTATCCGGAACTTGTtgcattgaagaaatattttttgaattatcaACGAATGCCTTCACAACATCGTACAATTGAGTCATTCTATGACTTATTCACATCTGGAAATACGGATTCAGTAATACGGCAGTTAAAGTTACAATTTCAAACATTCACTCAAAAGGAGTTAGCAGCATTGAGAAacattttaatttatatAAGTGACCATCTGCCGAATATATCTACGAATCTTCAAATACCCCAAAGAGAAATTACTACTTCAATTATGCAAATAGACTCGAGGACAAGCTCGGCCTTAGAATTACATAGTACCGTTAGAAACAATAGCAAAAAAGGGACATTACTATCGTCAATAAGAAGGACAATTACACCTTCGGGAACAAGGCTGCTGACTCAATGGTTAAGTGGACCGTCACTTGATCTGAAAGAGATTAGGAACAGGCAGAAACTGGTGTCATATTTTATGGAAAATCCTGATATTATGGAACacatcattcaaatattgaaggaTACTTGCGATATAACCAGAGTTTTACAGAAATTCAGTTTTAGGAGAggtgaaattattgaattgatCCAACTTGCAAAGACTTTGCAACACGCTAATACAATAAGAGAGTACTTAACTGAGCAGCtctctttgaaaaaagtaAATTCGGCAGTTAAGACTTTACTTCAAGATCATTTAAAAACGTTAGCCTTTGAAGAATCTGCCATAGACAAAATATTactttatttgaatgagGATGAGCTACTAAAAGGCCAAACAGAGATCAATAATGAGGACGTCGGAGTAGAGACGCAAAGCAAAAACCAGGGCAGTCCTGAGACGCTTGGTGTTTACATTATTGATCCGATGTTTAGCCCCAAGCTTCAAAAGCTACATTATGAATACAAGGCCTTGgataaggaaaaaaatgaacttgaaaagaaatactctgaaatatttgtagAATTATATGATGCTCGTAATGTCTccttgaagaagaagcaaagTAACGAATATGCCCTCCATGTTATTGGGTCTTCTGCTAATTTAAAAAAGATTACCGAGTATATTAACTCGAAGGGAATGTTTGAGAATTCTCCTTTCcatattcttcaacaatCCAACCAAACGAAGTGGCTGTCTCACAAATCCTGGACTGATCTGGCATATAAATTAGAGTTGgcagaattgaaaattaagAGAGAAGAAGCACTAATAATTGATTCCTTTAAACAAGGCTTTATCGATGAAAGCAATGCGATCCGAGATATTTCTCACAAATTAGGTTATTTGGACACTCTTATCTCATTCGCTATGTTGgcaaaagaaaaaaaccTTGTATGCCCAAAAATGAATAGAAGTACGAAATTGGAGATTGTTAAAGGGAGACACTTAATGGTTGAAGAAAGCTTAGCAATTAATTCCttggaaaaatttgttGGGAATGATTGTAATTTGGAGAGTGGGAAATTATGGGTGATAACGGGCCCTAACATGGGTGGTAAATCCACCTTCTTAAGACAAAATGcaattattgttattctTGCCCAGATAGGTTCTTTTGTGCCATGTGACAGCGCTAGAATTGGGCTTGTggataaaatatttagcAGAGTTGGTTCAGCAGATGATTTATACAATGAGATGAGCACATTTATGGTGGAAATGGTGGAGACTTCATGTATCCTTCGAGGAGCTACAGACCGCTCACTAGCTATCTTAGATGAAATTGGGAGAGGTACTAGTGGGAAAGAAGGTATTAGTATTGCATTTGCTACTTTGAAATACCTGATTAAACGTAATCGCTGCAGATCTTTATTTGCCACTCATTTTGGGCAAGAACTACAAGTAATTGTTAATGAGAaagatgaacaagaagCAAAAGACAACATTGAATTTTATCAAAGTGGAATAATAGAGTTAGGcaatgaaaattttgtcTACGATCACAAATTGAAACCCGGCATTTGTAAGAGTTCAGACGCAATTAAGGTAGCAAGGACTGCAGGTTTCCCTGAGGAAGCTCTACTGGAAGCTGTCTCCTTGCTGTCATGA
- the CIA2 gene encoding iron-sulfur cluster assembly protein CIA2 (ancestral locus Anc_2.139): MSEFINENPDVIEIDDLPSRKEDVSRDILLGSVGNEMTLQRKKLLLSIDDSKSKVLQNLELLDKLLLINPPELTSDEESIEESDDEELNAEGPTDVVDAQEIYDLTAHISDPEHPLSLGQLSIVNLSDIEVHDCGDPKKMAEVVIRITPTITHCSLATLIGLGIRVRLERSLPPRYRITILLKEGTHNSENQVNKQLNDKERVAAACENEQLLGVVSKMLLTCL, encoded by the coding sequence ATGTCCGAATTTATCAACGAGAACCCTGATGTCATAGAGATCGATGATTTACCatcaagaaaagaagatgtATCAAGAGACATCTTACTTGGTAGTGTTGGAAACGAGATGACTTTGCAAAGAAAGAAGTTATTATTGTCCATAGATGACTCCAAGTCAAAGGTATTACAAAACCTTGAGTTATTAGACAAGCTGTTGCTAATAAATCCTCCTGAGCTAACctctgatgaagaatccaTAGAAGAAtccgatgatgaagaattaaatgCTGAGGGTCCAACCGATGTAGTTGATGCCCAAGAAATTTATGATCTGACGGCACATATTTCAGATCCTGAACATCCTTTAAGCTTAGGTCAGCTTTCGATTGTCAACTTATCAGATATTGAAGTTCATGATTGCGGTGACCCAAAAAAAATGGCAGAAGTTGTTATTAGAATCACACCAACCATTACTCATTGTTCGTTAGCAACTCTGATTGGATTGGGAATACGAGTACGTTTAGAGAGATCACTCCCTCCAAGATACAGAATCACGATTCTCCTAAAGGAAGGTACACACAATAGTGAAAATCAAGTCAATAAGcaattaaatgataaaGAACGTGTTGCTGCTGCATGtgaaaatgaacaattaTTGGGTGTGGTATCAAAAATGTTATTAACCTGTTTGTAG
- the HTC1 gene encoding Htc1p, whose translation MGILYCVEKQATRKMTTDSVVNNVSSKEITWAEVSDYIKTGELYKLRRSVQQNVGYRKHKAALVGKDITEFIIDKLQWNQQELIELNEVKYPTKEDKIHACFLHKNLYKVAINDFPYFFESNVVHLLVWSKIRIPIYEDDKTGEKEVRINATDNVFPEFNEEMRLKIEAFLKSVLTDRYGIKRENYGWFINYTNLQSIRGISHIHLLLRITDKDELSHMDAFIKELMENFEPK comes from the coding sequence ATGGGTATCCTCTATTGTGTTGAGAAGCAGGCAACGAGAAAGATGACGACTGATAGTGTAGTTAATAACGTTAGCTCAAAAGAAATAACATGGGCCGAGGTTTCAGATTATATTAAGACAGGGGAGTTGTACAAACTGAGACGTTCTGTCCAACAAAATGTGGGATACCGCAAGCATAAGGCAGCTCTTGTCGGTAAAGACATTACAGAATTTATTATCGATAAACTGCAATGGAACCAGCAGGAACTAATTGAACTGAATGAGGTAAAATACCCCACCAAAGAAGATAAAATACATGCGTGTTTCTTACACAAAAATCTTTACAAAGTGGCTATAAATGATTTCccatatttctttgaatcaAATGTGGTACATCTATTGGTATGGTCTAAAATCAGAATTCCAATttatgaagatgataaaaCGGGAGAGAAAGAAGTGAGAATTAATGCTACAGACAACGTCTTTCCCGAATTCAATGAAGAGATGCGCTTGAAGATTGAAGCGTTCTTGAAATCAGTATTAACCGATCGTTATGGTATTAAGAGGGAAAATTATGGAtggtttattaattataCTAACCTTCAAAGTATTAGAGGTATTTCCCATATTCATCTTTTATTAAGAATTACTGATAAAGATGAACTGTCTCACATGGATGCTTTTATCAAGGAACtgatggaaaattttgaacCTAAGTAG
- the NDT80 gene encoding transcription factor NDT80 (ancestral locus Anc_2.135), whose translation MVATMNRQRLRKKLKLEPTREKSSGDGEYTQIPKQDTDFQVINSEGNALLTDDGMIMTRINDDGSTSNYFDKRKLKIAPRSTLQFKVGPPFEPHKKYGNIFDKRTEKLVQFKVVPRIDRGFDHIDEEWVGYKRNYFSLVSSFEIQDYKLEDFLDGSYKLEMDGHYHNVNYFAINIKARTADELSEINLVQHTAKRDKGPQFSPTMCPLIPSVLPQHQIIREVSNVRNVQKMKKYDSTFYFHRDQKLSQFQPGSLLFSYPDDCIQKVARYERVQFSSSINVKKPDQQNKYFKLHVLFGVVITATAYEVSQFPCSYDKITTADDTECYFIHLQELITPPLIIRGRSPSNYTSSKQLTLTQSQLNGKPHNQKLIQLPQSIQLQGKENLPNFHLNSSSKRKSSNASNTSNTSDTSATSKKWNKVEHSSKSRKKIKSKLNEAKQVDSRSETDIKEPRMLSVSTPYIADIDLRRPIKRDAQVVNGPYISIIECPSTEKPLLPDSKRSPHRVQTIEHIENDLYSNTYTRQVPTLQNEQMHKIPSMFEYDPLNLEQVAVNLKDIELKPIYSISKTRVFIVDPVKVKDTRNATTTIPSMTSIRPPDSLLGNNKMQRPRSIATAYYSRASENTSFDDSTVSNLSYPVVVNNSKPGTAHLLFSRVSSKAEGNKLSSRESNYLANISNYEMFTSLESRQKLQQFIKSGKQNYKADHLPSEIISAGCFLEDDSFYIH comes from the coding sequence ATGGTGGCGACGATGAATAGACAACGCCTaaggaagaaattaaaattagaGCCGACAAGAGAGAAGTCATCGGGAGATGGGGAATATACTCAGATCCCTAAGCAAGATACCGATTTTCAGGTAATTAATTCAGAGGGAAATGCTTTGTTAACTGATGACGGGATGATTATGACTCGCATTAATGATGACGGTAGTACATCCAACTACTttgataaaagaaaattgaagatcGCACCAAGATCAACTTTACAATTTAAGGTTGGACCACCATTTGAACCTCACAAAAAGTATGGcaatatttttgataaaAGAACCGAGAAATTAGTCCAGTTTAAGGTAGTCCCCAGGATAGATAGAGGATTTGATcatattgatgaagaatggGTTGGATACAAGAGGAATTATTTTTCGTTAGTCTCAAGTTTTGAAATACAAGATTACAAACTAGAAGACTTTTTGGATGGTTCATATAAACTGGAAATGGATGGCCACTATCATAATGTAAACTATTTTGCCATTAATATAAAAGCAAGAACAGCTGATGAGTTATCTGAGATAAATCTAGTTCAGCATACCGCAAAAAGAGACAAGGGACCACAGTTTTCTCCCACTATGTGTCCTTTAATTCCATCGGTGCTACCTCAACATCAGATTATTAGAGAGGTGTCAAATGTGAGAAATGtacaaaaaatgaagaaatatgattcaactttttattttcatcgAGATCAAAAATTATCACAATTCCAGCCTGGaagtttattattttcctATCCTGATGATTGTATTCAAAAGGTAGCTCGGTATGAGAGGGTAcagttttcttcttcaatcaaTGTCAAGAAGCCAGATCAACagaacaaatatttcaagcTGCATGTGTTATTCGGGGTTGTTATAACGGCAACTGCCTATGAGGTATCCCAATTCCCATGCTCTTATGATAAAATCACGACAGCTGATGATACGGAGTGCTATTTCATACATTTACAAGAATTAATAACTCCCCCACTTATTATAAGAGGAAGGTCTCCCTCAAACTATACATCTTCAAAACAATTAACCTTGACACAATCACAATTAAACGGTAAACCACATAACCAAAAACTGATACAATTACCTCAGTCTATCCAATTGCAAGGTAAGGAGAACTtaccaaattttcatcttAACTCATCTTCGAAaagaaaatcttcaaatgctTCAAATACATCAAATACTTCAGATACTTCAGCTACTTCAAAGAAGTGGAATAAGGTTGAacattcttcaaaatcgagaaagaaaattaaaagtAAACTGAATGAAGCAAAACAAGTAGATTCTAGGTCGGAAACGGATATTAAAGAACCCAGAATGTTGTCAGTTTCTACACCATATATAGCAGATATTGATCTAAGAAGACCAATAAAACGAGATGCTCAAGTCGTTAATGGTCCTTATATCTCCATCATAGAATGCCCTTCAACGGAGAAGCCCTTATTGCCGGATTCTAAAAGGAGTCCGCACAGAGTTCAAACAATTGAGcatattgaaaatgatttatACTCGAATACTTATACTAGACAAGTACCAACTCTGCAAAATGAGCAAATGCATAAAATTCCATCAATGTTTGAATATGATCCATTAAATCTAGAGCAGGTAGCAGTAAATTTAAAGgatattgaattgaaaccAATATATTCTATTAGTAAAACTAGAGTTTTCATTGTAGACCCCGTCAAGGTGAAGGATACTAGAAATGCAACAACCACTATTCCAAGTATGACATCTATTAGACCGCCTGATTCTCTGTTGGGGAATAATAAAATGCAACGCCCTCGAAGTATAGCTACGGCATATTATTCGAGAGCTTCCGAAAACACTTCTTTTGACGATTCTACTGTCTCTAATCTGTCATATCCTGTGGTGGTAAATAACTCTAAACCAGGTACGGCACATTTGCTGTTTTCCAGGGTATCATCAAAGGCAGAGGGTAATAAACTAAGTTCTAGAGAAAGTAATTATTTAGCCAATATTTCGAATTATGAAATGTTTACCTCTTTAGAATCTCGACAAAAACTTCaacaatttatcaaatcaGGAAAGCAAAATTACAAGGCAGACCATTTACCTTCTGAAATAATAAGTGCTGGATGTTTCCTGGAAGATGATAGCTTctatattcattaa
- the EPT1 gene encoding bifunctional diacylglycerol cholinephosphotransferase/ethanolaminephosphotransferase (ancestral locus Anc_2.138), with translation MGRYVPAASLKHLKAYSYQSEDRSLISKYILKPFWLRFCDIFPAWMAPNVITLLGLGFIIINALTVLVLDPNLNEASPRLAYFSYAVGLFLYQTFDGCDGVHARRTGQSGPLGELFDHSIDAINTSLSFFIFCSASGIGYTLKMIVCQMALLCNFYFSTWEEYHTHKLFLSEISGPVEGILFISSSFVLTSIFGSSMWKATLINFSLNENVIGLNILDIFLISLCIGIVFNVFAARKNVKDYYENEKNQHLPGSTVDDDLDTTAMKGLWPFFCYYALVFILIVIEPAFISLPLFLSIGSTVAFMVGRIIVSHLTRQPFPFTHLPMFIPVLQMVLYWIPVKILSYDPSLIVFALTWFGFGLALGAHIMFFSEIIYEFTTYLDVYALSIKYPKYT, from the exons ATGGGTCGTTATGTTCCGGCAGCTAGTCTGAAACATTTAAAAGCTTATAG CTATCAGAGTGAGGATCGTTCtttaatttccaaatacaTTTTAAAACCTTTCTGGTTACGATTTTGTGATATTTTTCCGGCATGGATGGCACCAAACGTCATAACATTATTAGGTTTGGGctttattataataaatgCGTTGACAGTGTTAGTACTAGATCCTAATTTAAATGAGGCATCACCTCGTTTGGCATATTTTTCATATGCGGTGGGATTGTTTCTTTACCAAACGTTTGATGGCTGTGATGGTGTTCATGCACGTAGAACCGGGCAATCTGGCCCATTAGGTGAACTATTCGATCATAGTATCGATGCAATTAATACATCGctttccttcttcattttctgttCTGCATCTGGGATCGGATATACATTAAAAATGATTGTTTGCCAAATGGCGTTGTTGTGTAATTTCTATTTCAGTACATGGGAGGAATACCATACTcataaattatttttgagTGAAATCTCAGGTCCCGTGGAAGGAATTCTCTTTATATCCAGTTCTTTCGTTCTCACGTCCATTTTTGGTTCCTCCATGTGGAAGGCTACattgattaatttttctttgaatgaGAATGTTATTGGACTCAATATCTTAGacatttttttgatttccCTATGTATTGGGATTGTTTTCAATGTCTTTGCAGCCAGGAAAAACGTGAAAGATTATTACGAGAATGAAAAGAACCAACATCTACCGGGAAGTACAGTAGATGATGACCTTGACACCACTGCAATGAAAGGTCTATGGCCATTCTTTTGTTATTATGCTCTAGTATTTATCCTGATAGTCATTGAACCAGCCTTTATCTCCTTACCCTTATTTCTTTCCATTGGCTCTACTGTTGCCTTTATGGTTGGCCGTATTATCGTATCCCATTTGACTAGACAGCCATTCCCATTCACACATCTTCCAATGTTTATTCCAGTCCTTCAAATGGTTTTATATTGGATTCCAGTTAAGATATTGTCGTACGATCCGTCGCTTATCGTTTTTGCATTGACTTGGTTTGGTTTTGGGTTGGCCTTGGGTGCTCATATAATGTTCTTCAGTGAGATTATTTATGAATTCACCACTTACCTTGACGTATATGCTTTGTCTATTAAGTATCCCAAATATACCTGA